One Candidatus Lokiarchaeota archaeon genomic window carries:
- a CDS encoding 4Fe-4S ferredoxin: protein MKTDIIVDYDKCGDPRECKKCLQICAPALFLLYSPDDESDDPDIWRVDVAFTDLCTRCGDCVETCPKEAITLV, encoded by the coding sequence ATGAAGACGGACATCATCGTTGACTATGATAAATGCGGAGATCCTCGAGAATGCAAGAAGTGTCTGCAAATTTGTGCGCCTGCTTTGTTTCTGCTCTATTCTCCCGATGATGAAAGTGATGACCCTGATATTTGGCGGGTAGATGTAGCGTTTACTGATCTTTGCACAAGATGCGGAGACTGCGTTGAAACATGTCCAAAAGAAGCCATCACATTGGTATAA
- a CDS encoding 4Fe-4S dicluster domain-containing protein, translating to MCEWCYKHGAGKKWYLNSKNYLEETAEAVGAHEYIYELWKHFEKVYLQKIFGISTRGPGYKFSIPVVGRAIKWYISSWFTKEKPLKGRSPRRAEGHPGQVVPLGDAQQVLELADPILKVNCACRHMTRGIEDPCCLAFGALAEMVPKLPRYIPERGAEQLHVDEAKDFVEKMNRGGRVNTVWFGPVPYIAALCSCEYPECAATRIRLDYGLNALYKGEYVAKVDFSKCTGCGTCASRCQFGALTFTDAMNRPFIDAWKCYGCGLCVTACPEGAIEMVDRTAFPALKDEW from the coding sequence TAGGCGCTCACGAATACATCTATGAGCTGTGGAAACACTTTGAGAAGGTTTACCTCCAGAAGATATTCGGTATTTCCACACGGGGACCAGGATACAAGTTCAGTATCCCGGTTGTAGGCCGTGCAATTAAATGGTACATCAGCAGTTGGTTCACCAAAGAGAAACCCTTGAAGGGTAGAAGTCCCCGAAGAGCTGAAGGTCATCCCGGCCAAGTTGTTCCACTTGGAGATGCTCAACAAGTCCTAGAACTGGCAGACCCGATTCTGAAAGTGAACTGCGCCTGTAGGCACATGACTCGTGGCATTGAAGACCCCTGTTGCCTTGCTTTCGGAGCGCTTGCAGAGATGGTACCAAAACTGCCTAGATACATCCCAGAGCGAGGTGCTGAGCAGCTGCATGTTGATGAAGCCAAGGACTTTGTAGAAAAAATGAACAGGGGTGGAAGAGTAAACACTGTTTGGTTTGGCCCGGTCCCCTACATCGCTGCTCTTTGTAGCTGTGAATATCCGGAGTGTGCGGCCACGCGGATTCGTCTGGACTATGGGCTTAACGCTCTGTACAAGGGAGAATATGTAGCCAAGGTAGACTTCTCCAAATGTACTGGTTGTGGTACTTGTGCGTCACGATGCCAATTTGGAGCACTGACGTTTACAGATGCTATGAATCGACCTTTCATTGATGCCTGGAAATGCTATGGTTGTGGACTCTGTGTCACAGCATGTCCAGAGGGAGCTATTGAGATGGTGGACAGAACCGCCTTTCCAGCGCTCAAGGATGAGTGGTAA